In Duganella zoogloeoides, a single genomic region encodes these proteins:
- a CDS encoding DOMON domain-containing protein, whose translation MAGFAAMFAAGDVAAVEQDERHQRVPPLPAMLADRTASLRIDGALDDDAWRAAPVFDAFHQFLPADGKPAPANLRTTVQLLIDDGALVFGIRAWDDAPERMRGTLTRRDKVSLDQDFIGVWLDPTGHGRAAQFVRVNIAGVFSDGIYRADLDESDLGPDFPIDAAVKRLADGYTMEIRWPLSNLRFPYADGKTWRVMIERSVPHADGLLLTSTPLKNGSLSHIALLQDVGGMGDTVAAVRDRSFVELKPELTMRSNRDRDETGRQRGDRASVGLEINARPRADWVFNATVNPDFSQVEIDEPTSSGASRIALSLPEKRGFFLESSDVLGLPLSAFYSRTVADPEWGLRATWRDAGADATVMSLRDQEGGVVLRGGAYETAEYAQTRRTLASMVRTRWHGEHTVMGAFVSQRGYGDAGSNEVAGFDGQWRGEGQQALWLLMHSQTSAGFVEEPVARSARVATRHGGYALGKFTSISDAWWNEFQLEAITPGFVNDNGFVPQAGVLKTDINLNRRLGGRTLALGGAELELYEFEAHLGVHEIRTLSDNRLDQQANQVVERKLQPGIWFRAGRQTNLWANLGFDQQRGRRLGPLHDVPAVHFGFESSPLSWMTKFNAEVTLGRQLDVDADRVGSGGNAVVDLGLRLPLPGARGWSIETDFRLNRAWVQGTLGRPAFVDNGWRALGMLHFTAADSLRLLAQTTSAARRDDGVSGLDPWAERQMHRSLLYRHLWRHGRSMSVGFSRDRTRDPDTTNKSLTVKVQWEM comes from the coding sequence ATGGCAGGCTTTGCTGCCATGTTTGCCGCCGGCGATGTGGCGGCCGTGGAGCAGGACGAACGCCACCAGCGCGTTCCGCCATTGCCAGCCATGCTGGCCGACCGCACCGCCAGCTTGCGCATCGATGGCGCGCTCGATGACGACGCGTGGCGCGCCGCACCCGTATTCGACGCCTTCCACCAGTTTCTCCCCGCCGACGGCAAGCCGGCGCCGGCCAACCTGCGCACCACGGTACAACTGCTGATCGACGACGGCGCGCTGGTGTTCGGCATCCGCGCCTGGGACGACGCGCCCGAGCGCATGCGCGGCACCCTCACGCGGCGCGACAAGGTGAGCCTGGACCAGGACTTCATCGGTGTGTGGCTCGACCCCACGGGACATGGCCGCGCGGCGCAATTCGTGCGCGTGAATATCGCCGGCGTGTTCAGCGACGGCATCTATCGCGCGGATCTCGACGAGTCGGACCTGGGACCGGACTTTCCCATCGACGCAGCAGTCAAGCGCCTGGCCGACGGCTATACCATGGAGATCCGCTGGCCGCTGTCGAACCTGCGCTTTCCCTACGCCGACGGCAAGACCTGGCGCGTGATGATCGAGCGCAGCGTGCCGCACGCGGATGGCCTGCTGCTCACCAGCACCCCGCTCAAAAACGGCTCGCTGAGCCACATCGCGCTGTTGCAGGACGTGGGCGGCATGGGCGACACGGTGGCGGCGGTGCGCGACCGCAGCTTCGTGGAACTTAAGCCGGAACTGACCATGCGTTCCAACCGCGACCGCGATGAAACGGGGCGCCAGCGCGGCGACCGCGCCAGCGTGGGCCTGGAGATCAATGCCCGCCCGCGCGCCGACTGGGTGTTCAACGCCACCGTCAATCCCGATTTCTCGCAGGTGGAAATCGACGAACCCACGTCGTCGGGCGCCAGCCGCATCGCCCTGAGTCTGCCGGAGAAGCGCGGCTTTTTCCTCGAAAGCTCGGACGTGCTGGGCTTGCCGCTGTCGGCATTTTATTCGCGCACTGTGGCCGACCCGGAATGGGGCTTGCGCGCCACCTGGCGCGACGCCGGCGCCGACGCCACCGTCATGAGCTTGCGCGACCAGGAGGGTGGCGTGGTGCTGCGCGGCGGCGCCTACGAGACGGCCGAATACGCGCAAACCCGGCGCACGCTGGCCAGCATGGTGCGCACGCGCTGGCATGGTGAGCACACGGTGATGGGCGCGTTCGTCTCGCAGCGCGGTTATGGCGACGCCGGCAGCAACGAGGTGGCGGGTTTCGACGGCCAGTGGCGCGGCGAAGGCCAGCAGGCCTTGTGGCTGCTGATGCACTCGCAAACCAGCGCCGGTTTCGTGGAAGAGCCGGTGGCGCGCAGTGCCCGCGTGGCCACGCGCCACGGCGGCTACGCACTCGGCAAATTCACCAGCATCAGCGACGCCTGGTGGAACGAGTTTCAGCTGGAGGCGATCACGCCGGGTTTTGTGAACGACAACGGCTTTGTGCCGCAGGCGGGCGTGCTCAAGACCGACATCAATCTCAACCGCCGGCTGGGCGGACGTACGCTGGCACTTGGCGGCGCCGAGCTGGAACTGTACGAATTCGAAGCGCACCTGGGGGTACACGAGATCCGCACCCTGTCGGATAATCGGCTGGACCAGCAGGCCAACCAGGTTGTCGAGCGCAAGCTGCAGCCGGGAATCTGGTTCCGCGCCGGACGGCAGACCAACCTGTGGGCCAACCTCGGCTTCGACCAGCAGCGCGGCCGCCGACTGGGGCCTCTGCACGATGTGCCAGCAGTGCACTTCGGTTTCGAATCGTCGCCGCTGTCGTGGATGACCAAGTTCAATGCCGAAGTCACGCTGGGCCGCCAGCTCGACGTCGATGCCGATCGCGTGGGCAGCGGCGGCAACGCCGTCGTGGACCTGGGCTTGCGCCTGCCGTTGCCTGGCGCCCGTGGCTGGTCGATCGAGACCGATTTCCGGCTCAACCGCGCGTGGGTGCAGGGCACCCTGGGCCGGCCGGCATTCGTGGACAACGGCTGGCGCGCGCTGGGTATGCTGCACTTCACGGCTGCCGACTCATTGCGGCTGCTGGCGCAAACCACGTCGGCCGCGCGCCGTGACGACGGCGTCTCGGGGCTGGACCCGTGGGCCGAGCGGCAGATGCACCGCTCGCTGTTGTACCGTCACCTGTGGCGGCACGGCCGCTCGATGTCGGTGGGCTTTTCGCGCGACCGCACGCGCGACCCGGACACCACCAACAAGTCCCTGACGGTGAAGGTCCAGTGGGAGATGTGA
- a CDS encoding DUF6624 domain-containing protein, producing MNSTRRQPIAVAALLFAALTGTARAEDTPAPTPATHPIPYSGKIVSATGTLPPKAAIFADCQDGSERIHGQIEADTYRIDLPPAVTCTVMLGDTDWEADTQLVSDAATAIPQTMLLYPLPVPQPDIARELIEMGTQDRAVRQAWAAGKRDAASEKKFAADDRKRQRRLRQIVTTKGWPTISMVGAQAANEAWLVAQHAPPAQLKHWAVFMRAAAARHEIRLVNLATTLDRVRIFEKRPQIYGTQYSTREDGAIQFYRIEDIANIDQRRLEMGMSSFAALQAQLAKPPKPAEQAKPAEPSTPATPGE from the coding sequence ATGAATTCAACCCGCAGACAACCAATCGCCGTCGCCGCGCTCCTGTTCGCAGCGCTCACCGGTACCGCCCGCGCCGAAGACACGCCGGCCCCAACTCCGGCCACCCACCCCATCCCCTACTCCGGCAAAATCGTCAGCGCCACCGGCACCCTGCCGCCGAAAGCCGCGATCTTTGCCGACTGCCAGGATGGCAGTGAGCGCATCCATGGCCAGATCGAAGCCGATACCTACCGCATCGACCTGCCGCCCGCCGTCACGTGCACCGTGATGCTCGGTGACACGGACTGGGAAGCCGATACCCAACTGGTGTCCGATGCCGCCACCGCCATTCCGCAAACCATGCTGCTCTACCCGCTGCCGGTACCGCAGCCGGACATCGCACGCGAACTGATCGAGATGGGGACGCAGGACCGCGCGGTGCGCCAGGCCTGGGCTGCCGGCAAGCGCGATGCCGCGTCAGAAAAGAAGTTTGCGGCGGACGATCGCAAACGCCAGCGGCGCCTGCGCCAGATCGTCACTACCAAGGGCTGGCCCACGATTTCAATGGTGGGCGCGCAAGCTGCCAACGAGGCGTGGCTGGTCGCGCAGCACGCGCCACCGGCGCAGCTCAAGCACTGGGCGGTCTTCATGCGCGCGGCGGCCGCCAGGCATGAAATCAGGCTGGTCAACCTGGCCACCACGCTGGACCGCGTGCGCATATTCGAGAAACGGCCGCAGATCTACGGTACCCAGTACAGCACCCGCGAGGATGGTGCGATCCAGTTCTATCGGATCGAGGACATCGCCAATATCGACCAGCGACGGCTGGAAATGGGCATGTCCTCGTTTGCCGCGTTGCAGGCGCAACTGGCCAAGCCGCCTAAACCGGCCGAGCAGGCCAAACCTGCCGAGCCGTCCACTCCTGCCACGCCGGGCGAATAG
- a CDS encoding DUF1840 domain-containing protein: protein MLITFKTRYSPEVLMYQEHAQRILDLLHKNPTRGVITATEAAEALSVLEDQVAESKLHPETDIEYDIHAHEREEGETVEHALAQRVGFAARAYPLVEMLRLAKQENQPIVWGV from the coding sequence ATGTTAATCACGTTCAAAACCCGCTACAGCCCTGAAGTGTTGATGTACCAGGAACATGCCCAACGCATCCTCGACCTGCTGCACAAGAATCCCACGCGCGGCGTGATCACGGCCACCGAAGCGGCCGAGGCGCTGTCGGTGCTGGAAGACCAGGTGGCCGAAAGCAAACTGCATCCCGAAACCGATATCGAATACGACATCCACGCCCACGAGCGCGAGGAAGGCGAGACGGTCGAACATGCGCTGGCCCAGCGCGTGGGCTTCGCGGCCCGCGCCTATCCGCTGGTGGAGATGCTGCGCCTGGCCAAGCAGGAAAACCAGCCTATCGTCTGGGGCGTCTAA
- a CDS encoding sensor histidine kinase, whose translation MAAPLSLRFDHLGVEDGLSQETATRILQDRHGYLWIGTQAGLNRYDGYRVTTFKNNPSDPGSLGDNYIQALFEDAHGQLWVGTKGGLDRFDRATRDFIHHSTASANLSITGIIGDGKDGLWLTTSAGLQHFDIATGTMRALRHVPGDAGSLPDDRVNAVVRDSRGNLWVGTASGLALLPAGASKFRHLTPQAVAAPSNNITVLDLGPDGRIWAAGLTGLQTWRLDGDTAIQLPLDGAEIFATRRVSAMLHDDQGHQWVGLRDGGLLRRDPEPGEQGKQGGGVKYHHYRASSLDRNGISDNEISALYQDRTGTLWVGNWYSGLNRVDLLSGGFERYTENAGVLTAISNNQVRAIANAGGDKLWLATGNGLTRLDPARGTSEIWHTDTVNPSSVPSNQLLTVATDHQDRLWVGSEAGVAWRDPGSGRYTRLTLDGDPTSRSVQRILVDRAGQIWIGTRAGLHSVDPHTLAVTTYRYAAGNPDSIDGRVRALLEDHTGVLWIGTENGLERFDRQTGKFRHYRHQPRQRGSLCHQRVQSLYEDAAGGLWVGTGAGLCKAEAGPDGQLRFRYYPVREGRSSDPVGAILGDAKGRLWISSTSGIDMFDPATGVFKQYIAKDGLLDGSYFAGSGYQAPDGTMYFGGITGMTAFHPLRIHDNPMPPQVAITDFSIFNQSILTAIMREDVLPKGPLDAAKSVTLGPRDAMFSIEFAAMHFADPQRNGYAYQLEGFDPQWVYTDSSRRLATYTNLDPGRYVFRVRAANKNGVWTSEPVALEVVITPPFWKQWWFRLLVLVLAVGLGYLLFRLRIRRLVRQKQTLENEVIGRTRELVQQKESVEHEKREVERQKDSVELAHRNISLLSDIGRRLTANLDSEAIMSMLYQQVHALMDASVFGIGIYRPEQELIEYPFAMEKGKRYTPYTRSMLEPNQLAVWCINHAQEVFINDLEQDYPRYIANLALVSDAEHMGTLEDGSLPSEPRSLIYVPISVSGQVRGVITVHSYRANAYQRIDLDMLTTLASYVAVAFANADSYRQLQDAQQQLVEREKLAALGSLVAGVAHELNTPIGNSLVIASTLEAKTTDIEARHADNALRRSDLKHYIEASREASTLLMRSLHNAAELVNSFKQVAVDQASAKRRRFNLHQASAEIVTTMKNQIRKAGHRMVLEMPDDIEMDSFPGPYGQVIINLINNALLHAFDGREDGLIRLWAVRVGTENVRIVFEDDGCGITLEHQARIFDPFFTTKLGQGGNGLGLSITYNIVSSLLDGAIRVDSAVGVGTRFTIDLPLQASLNGD comes from the coding sequence GTGGCCGCGCCGCTCAGTTTGCGCTTCGATCACCTCGGCGTGGAAGACGGACTGTCGCAAGAGACGGCGACCCGGATTTTGCAGGACCGCCACGGCTACCTGTGGATCGGTACCCAGGCTGGCTTGAACCGCTATGACGGTTACCGCGTCACTACCTTCAAGAACAATCCTTCCGATCCCGGCAGCCTGGGCGATAATTACATCCAGGCGCTGTTTGAAGACGCCCACGGACAGTTGTGGGTCGGTACCAAGGGTGGTCTCGATCGCTTCGACCGGGCGACCCGGGATTTCATTCACCACTCCACCGCGTCGGCCAACCTTTCGATCACCGGCATCATTGGCGATGGCAAGGATGGCCTGTGGTTGACGACCAGTGCCGGCTTGCAGCACTTCGATATCGCTACCGGAACGATGCGCGCGCTGCGCCACGTGCCCGGCGATGCCGGGTCGCTTCCCGATGATCGCGTGAACGCGGTGGTACGCGATTCTCGCGGCAACCTGTGGGTGGGTACCGCTAGCGGACTGGCGCTGCTGCCGGCCGGCGCCAGCAAGTTTCGCCACCTGACGCCGCAGGCGGTGGCAGCGCCATCGAACAATATTACCGTGCTGGACCTGGGCCCCGATGGCCGGATATGGGCGGCCGGCCTCACTGGTTTGCAAACCTGGCGCCTGGACGGCGATACCGCGATACAACTGCCGCTGGATGGGGCCGAGATCTTCGCCACGCGCCGGGTGTCTGCCATGCTGCACGATGACCAGGGACACCAGTGGGTGGGTTTGCGCGATGGCGGCCTGCTGCGCCGCGACCCCGAACCGGGTGAGCAAGGTAAACAGGGTGGCGGCGTGAAGTACCATCATTACCGCGCCAGTAGCCTCGACAGGAACGGTATTTCCGACAACGAGATCAGCGCGCTGTACCAGGACCGCACCGGCACGCTATGGGTCGGCAACTGGTACAGTGGCCTGAACCGGGTAGACCTGCTCAGCGGTGGATTCGAACGCTACACCGAGAACGCTGGCGTGTTGACTGCCATTAGCAACAACCAGGTGCGCGCGATTGCCAATGCCGGCGGCGACAAGCTGTGGCTGGCCACTGGCAACGGCCTGACCCGCCTCGATCCGGCCCGGGGCACCAGCGAAATCTGGCACACCGATACCGTGAATCCATCGAGCGTGCCCAGCAACCAGTTGCTTACCGTGGCCACCGACCACCAGGACCGCCTGTGGGTGGGCAGCGAGGCCGGGGTGGCGTGGCGCGATCCGGGCAGCGGGCGCTATACACGGCTGACGCTGGACGGCGACCCGACGTCACGCTCGGTGCAACGGATACTGGTCGACCGCGCTGGCCAGATCTGGATCGGTACCCGCGCGGGCCTGCACAGCGTCGATCCCCACACGCTGGCGGTGACCACTTACCGCTACGCTGCCGGCAATCCGGACAGCATCGATGGCCGCGTCAGGGCACTGCTGGAGGACCATACCGGGGTGTTGTGGATCGGAACCGAGAATGGCCTGGAGCGCTTTGATCGCCAGACCGGAAAATTCCGCCATTATCGCCACCAGCCCAGGCAGCGCGGCAGCTTGTGCCACCAGCGTGTGCAGTCTTTGTATGAAGACGCTGCGGGTGGCTTGTGGGTGGGTACCGGCGCCGGCCTGTGCAAGGCCGAAGCGGGGCCGGATGGCCAGTTGAGGTTCCGTTACTATCCGGTGCGCGAAGGCCGTTCGTCCGATCCGGTTGGCGCCATCCTGGGCGACGCCAAGGGCCGGCTGTGGATCAGCAGCACGAGCGGCATCGACATGTTCGATCCGGCGACGGGCGTGTTCAAGCAGTACATTGCCAAGGATGGCCTGCTCGACGGTTCTTATTTTGCCGGCTCCGGCTACCAGGCGCCGGACGGCACCATGTACTTCGGCGGCATCACCGGCATGACCGCGTTCCATCCGCTGCGCATCCACGACAACCCGATGCCGCCGCAAGTGGCGATCACCGATTTCTCGATTTTCAACCAGTCGATCCTGACGGCCATCATGCGCGAGGACGTGCTGCCGAAGGGACCGCTCGATGCCGCCAAGTCGGTCACGCTGGGGCCGCGCGACGCCATGTTCTCGATCGAATTCGCCGCCATGCATTTCGCCGACCCGCAGCGCAATGGCTATGCCTATCAGCTCGAGGGCTTCGATCCGCAATGGGTGTATACCGACAGCAGCCGGCGCCTTGCCACCTACACCAACCTCGATCCCGGCCGCTATGTATTCCGGGTGCGCGCGGCCAACAAGAATGGCGTCTGGACCAGCGAACCGGTGGCGCTGGAAGTGGTGATTACGCCGCCGTTCTGGAAGCAGTGGTGGTTCCGCCTGCTGGTCCTGGTACTGGCAGTGGGACTCGGTTACCTGTTGTTCCGCCTGCGCATCCGGCGACTGGTGCGGCAAAAGCAGACGCTTGAAAACGAAGTGATTGGCCGCACGCGCGAGCTGGTGCAGCAGAAGGAATCGGTCGAGCACGAAAAGCGCGAAGTGGAGCGGCAAAAGGACAGCGTGGAACTGGCGCACCGCAATATCTCGCTGCTGTCCGATATCGGCCGCCGCCTGACCGCCAACCTCGATAGCGAGGCGATCATGTCGATGTTGTACCAGCAGGTGCATGCGCTGATGGACGCCAGCGTGTTCGGCATCGGCATCTATCGCCCGGAGCAGGAATTGATCGAATACCCGTTCGCCATGGAAAAGGGCAAACGCTATACGCCCTACACCCGCAGCATGCTGGAGCCGAACCAGCTGGCCGTATGGTGCATCAACCATGCGCAGGAAGTGTTCATCAACGACCTGGAACAGGACTACCCGCGCTATATCGCCAACCTGGCGCTGGTGTCGGACGCGGAGCACATGGGCACCCTGGAAGACGGCTCGCTGCCATCCGAGCCGCGCTCGCTGATCTATGTGCCGATCTCGGTGTCGGGGCAGGTACGCGGCGTAATCACGGTGCACAGCTACCGCGCCAACGCCTACCAGCGCATCGATCTCGACATGCTGACCACGCTGGCCTCGTACGTGGCGGTGGCGTTTGCCAACGCCGATTCGTACCGCCAGTTGCAGGACGCGCAGCAGCAACTGGTGGAGCGCGAAAAGCTGGCGGCCCTGGGATCGCTGGTGGCCGGCGTCGCCCACGAACTCAATACGCCGATCGGTAACAGCCTGGTGATCGCCAGCACGCTGGAAGCGAAGACCACCGATATCGAAGCGCGCCACGCCGACAACGCGCTGCGCCGCTCGGACCTCAAGCACTACATCGAGGCGTCGCGCGAAGCGTCCACGCTGCTGATGCGCAGCTTGCATAACGCGGCGGAACTGGTGAACAGTTTTAAACAGGTGGCGGTGGACCAGGCCAGCGCCAAGCGGCGACGCTTCAATCTGCACCAGGCCAGCGCCGAAATCGTCACCACCATGAAGAACCAGATCCGCAAGGCCGGCCACCGGATGGTGCTGGAAATGCCGGACGATATCGAGATGGACAGCTTCCCCGGTCCCTATGGCCAGGTGATCATCAACCTGATCAACAACGCGCTGCTGCATGCGTTCGACGGTCGCGAAGATGGCTTGATCCGGTTGTGGGCGGTACGGGTGGGGACGGAAAACGTGCGCATCGTGTTCGAGGATGACGGCTGCGGCATCACGCTGGAACACCAGGCCCGGATCTTCGATCCGTTCTTCACCACCAAGCTGGGGCAGGGCGGCAATGGCCTGGGCTTGAGCATCACCTACAACATCGTCAGCTCGCTGCTCGATGGCGCGATCCGCGTCGACAGCGCCGTGGGCGTGGGGACGCGGTTTACCATCGACCTGCCGTTACAGGCCAGCCTGAACGGCGATTGA
- a CDS encoding YifB family Mg chelatase-like AAA ATPase, with product MSLAVLKSRALAGMEAQQVNVEVHLANGLPAFTIVGLADTEVKEAKDRVRAAIQNGGFEFPAQRITVNLAPADLPKESGRFDLPIALGILAASRQIPADILDQYEFAGELSLSGELRPIRGALAMSLAMTRDAGRDCGHNGEHGKEPVKQRTPPGKADRRGFILPQANADEAALVNGAAIYPASSLLQVCAHLAASSHEAMLTRHTSALAVAMTEVADLADVKGQFMVKRALEVAAAGNHSILMVGPPGAGKTMLAARFPGLLPPMTDDEALEAAAVQSLTGGFRIEDWKRRPFRAPHHTASGVALVGGGGYPRPGEISLAHRGVLFLDELPEFDRRVLDVLRQPMESGRVTISRAAQQAEFPAHFQLIAAMNPCPCGYHGHPSGVCNCTTEQIARYQGRVSGPLLDRIDMQIEVSAVEPDTLAADADGEPSTAIAVRVQRAAEIQLARQGKRNQFLTTREIDRLCKPDKAGKAKLKRSMEHFQWSARAYHRILRVARTIADLAGAQGIGEQHIGEAVQYRRALKDR from the coding sequence ATGAGCCTGGCCGTACTCAAGAGCCGCGCCCTCGCGGGCATGGAAGCGCAGCAAGTCAATGTCGAGGTACACCTGGCCAACGGCCTGCCGGCCTTCACCATCGTCGGCCTCGCAGATACCGAAGTGAAGGAGGCCAAGGACCGCGTGCGCGCCGCGATCCAGAACGGCGGCTTCGAGTTTCCCGCCCAGCGCATTACCGTCAATCTCGCGCCGGCCGACCTGCCCAAGGAATCGGGCCGTTTTGATTTACCGATCGCACTGGGCATCCTGGCCGCCTCGCGCCAGATTCCCGCCGATATCCTGGACCAGTACGAGTTTGCCGGCGAGCTGTCGCTGTCGGGCGAGCTGCGACCGATCCGGGGGGCGCTGGCGATGTCGCTGGCGATGACGCGCGATGCCGGGCGTGATTGCGGACACAATGGCGAGCACGGTAAAGAGCCTGTCAAGCAGCGTACTCCGCCCGGTAAAGCTGACCGGCGTGGCTTCATCTTGCCGCAAGCCAATGCCGACGAAGCGGCGCTGGTGAACGGCGCCGCCATCTACCCGGCCAGCTCGCTGCTGCAAGTGTGCGCCCACCTGGCGGCCAGCTCACACGAGGCGATGCTGACCCGGCACACATCTGCGCTGGCGGTGGCCATGACCGAGGTGGCCGACCTGGCCGACGTCAAGGGCCAGTTCATGGTCAAGCGCGCGCTGGAGGTGGCGGCGGCCGGCAACCACAGCATCTTGATGGTGGGCCCGCCCGGCGCCGGCAAGACCATGCTGGCGGCGCGCTTTCCCGGCCTGCTGCCGCCGATGACCGACGACGAAGCGCTGGAAGCGGCGGCCGTGCAGTCGCTCACCGGCGGCTTCCGGATCGAGGACTGGAAGCGCAGGCCGTTTCGTGCGCCACACCATACGGCATCCGGCGTGGCATTGGTGGGTGGCGGCGGCTATCCGCGTCCGGGAGAAATCTCGCTGGCCCATCGCGGTGTGCTGTTCCTCGACGAGCTGCCCGAGTTCGACCGGCGCGTACTGGACGTGCTGCGCCAGCCGATGGAGTCGGGCCGCGTCACCATCTCGCGCGCGGCGCAGCAGGCCGAGTTCCCCGCCCACTTCCAGCTGATCGCCGCGATGAACCCGTGCCCGTGCGGCTACCACGGCCATCCCAGCGGCGTATGCAACTGCACGACCGAGCAGATCGCCCGTTACCAAGGCCGCGTCTCGGGCCCCCTGCTCGACCGCATCGACATGCAGATCGAAGTCTCCGCCGTGGAACCCGACACCCTGGCCGCCGACGCCGACGGCGAACCTTCCACCGCGATTGCCGTCCGCGTGCAACGCGCCGCCGAGATCCAGCTGGCGCGCCAGGGCAAGCGCAACCAGTTCCTTACCACCCGCGAAATCGACCGCCTGTGCAAGCCCGACAAGGCAGGCAAGGCCAAGCTCAAACGCAGCATGGAACACTTCCAGTGGTCAGCCCGCGCCTACCACCGCATCCTGCGCGTGGCGCGCACCATCGCCGACCTGGCCGGGGCCCAAGGCATCGGCGAACAGCATATCGGGGAGGCGGTGCAGTATCGGCGGGCGTTGAAGGATCGGTGA
- a CDS encoding M1 family metallopeptidase, producing the protein MTRLPLLLAASAVLAGCATAPVPMTDFTANSGSPRAPEQLAVTFEHADVALRVDPATQSIRGDTALTFTATAPLTRIAVELDRNLPIDGASVDGVALPAAAISNPDGRLYLTLPKPLLAGERTTVRIRYHGVPHVAKRAPWDGAFVWARTADGQPWVATTVEGEGCDLFWPCIDHPMGKPKLIDLHITVPSPLVVAGNGVATGMTEKDGWRTYDWRARNPSTYGVSLNIGPYEVLAGDYVSRYGNTIPLRYWYLQGDAENRKKAQGLFDEFTPMLDFFESRIGPYPFGDEKMGVVETPHLGMEHQTINAYGNKYLKSPYGYDWLLHHELSHEWFGNQMTNADWDDMWLHEGFGSYMQPLYLQSLRGEMAFQAELFKQRQAIKNKAPIVSGKTQRIQDVYDADKGGPGNDIYVKGSLILHTLRNLVGDDAFFRATRRMVYGTDTPVPGQFQPRWSSTKEFIGIANEAAGRDLGWFFDAYLYHAALPELVETRTGDQLTLRWQLKDGGAFPMPLEVRVNDRIEKLPMTDGQGVLTLPPRALVTIDPYSRVLRRAAHIEAWQADEAARKKSKAAK; encoded by the coding sequence ATGACACGCCTGCCCCTTCTGCTTGCCGCCAGCGCCGTGCTGGCCGGCTGCGCCACCGCTCCAGTACCGATGACCGACTTCACCGCCAACTCCGGCAGCCCGCGCGCGCCCGAGCAACTGGCGGTCACGTTCGAGCATGCCGATGTGGCGCTGCGCGTCGATCCTGCCACGCAAAGCATCCGCGGCGACACCGCGCTCACCTTCACCGCCACTGCGCCGCTCACCCGCATCGCGGTGGAACTCGACCGCAACCTGCCGATCGACGGCGCCAGCGTGGACGGTGTGGCCTTGCCGGCAGCGGCCATCAGCAATCCCGACGGCCGCCTGTACCTCACCTTGCCCAAGCCGTTGCTGGCGGGCGAGCGCACCACTGTGCGCATCCGCTACCACGGCGTGCCGCACGTGGCCAAGCGGGCGCCGTGGGACGGCGCCTTCGTGTGGGCCCGGACCGCCGACGGCCAGCCGTGGGTTGCCACCACGGTGGAGGGCGAAGGGTGCGATCTGTTCTGGCCCTGTATCGATCACCCGATGGGCAAACCGAAACTGATCGACCTGCACATCACGGTGCCGTCTCCCCTGGTCGTCGCCGGCAACGGCGTGGCGACCGGCATGACGGAAAAAGACGGGTGGCGCACCTATGACTGGCGCGCCAGGAACCCCAGCACCTACGGCGTGTCGCTCAACATCGGGCCGTACGAGGTGCTCGCGGGCGACTACGTGAGCCGCTACGGCAATACCATCCCACTGCGCTACTGGTACCTGCAAGGGGATGCGGAAAACCGCAAGAAAGCGCAGGGACTGTTCGATGAATTCACGCCCATGCTCGACTTCTTCGAGAGCCGCATCGGTCCTTACCCGTTCGGCGACGAGAAAATGGGCGTGGTCGAAACCCCGCACCTGGGCATGGAACACCAGACCATCAACGCCTACGGCAACAAGTACCTGAAGTCGCCGTACGGTTACGACTGGCTGCTGCACCACGAGCTATCGCACGAGTGGTTCGGCAACCAGATGACCAACGCCGACTGGGACGACATGTGGCTGCACGAAGGCTTCGGCAGCTATATGCAGCCGCTGTACCTGCAGTCGCTGCGCGGCGAGATGGCGTTCCAGGCCGAGTTGTTCAAGCAGCGCCAGGCCATCAAGAACAAGGCGCCCATCGTCAGCGGCAAAACCCAGCGCATCCAGGATGTGTACGATGCCGATAAAGGCGGTCCTGGCAACGACATCTACGTCAAGGGTTCGCTGATCCTGCACACGCTGCGCAACCTGGTCGGCGACGACGCCTTCTTCCGCGCCACGCGGCGCATGGTCTATGGCACCGACACGCCGGTGCCGGGCCAGTTCCAGCCGCGCTGGAGCAGCACCAAGGAATTCATCGGCATCGCCAACGAAGCGGCCGGCCGCGACCTGGGCTGGTTCTTCGACGCCTACCTGTACCACGCCGCGCTGCCCGAACTGGTCGAGACGCGAACCGGCGACCAGCTCACGCTGCGCTGGCAGCTCAAGGACGGCGGCGCCTTCCCGATGCCGCTCGAAGTACGCGTCAACGACCGCATCGAGAAGCTGCCCATGACGGACGGCCAGGGCGTGCTGACGCTGCCGCCGCGCGCGCTGGTGACCATCGATCCGTATTCGCGCGTGCTGCGCCGCGCTGCGCACATCGAGGCGTGGCAAGCCGACGAAGCGGCGCGCAAGAAGAGCAAGGCGGCCAAATGA